One genomic region from Nymphaea colorata isolate Beijing-Zhang1983 chromosome 12, ASM883128v2, whole genome shotgun sequence encodes:
- the LOC116266276 gene encoding uncharacterized protein LOC116266276, whose protein sequence is MEDIEDVVAGGPPPGLMRLPITTVGLKPRKARPLKISKPPSIPSTRATHIPGTQSIYMKTFGCSHNQSDSEYMAGLLSAFGYSLTENPEEADLWLINTCTVKSPSQSAMDTLILKCKALGKPLVVAGCVPQGSQNLKELEGVSVIGVQQIDRVVEVVEETLKGHEVRLLRRSSLPALDLPKMRKNKFIEILPINVGCLGACTYCKTKHARGHLGSYSVENLVNRVKSVILEGVREIWLSSEDTGAYGRDIGVNLPTLLNALVAELPPDRSTMLRIGMTNPPFILEDLEEIAKVLCHPCVYSFLHVPVQSGSDPVLDAMNREYTVNDFKKVVDTLMQLVPDMQIATDIICGFPGETDEDFLQTMNLIQEYKFPHVHISQFYPRPGTPAARMKKVPSHVVKQRSRELTTLFESFEPYRGMEGRIERIWVTETATDGLHLVGHTKGYVQVLVVAPDSMLGTSVDVKITSVGRWSVFGDIIGTPYGREEMSLCSLPFVDSTCKNSTEKDVRLATPEKFACESCNCGLVENGNIQGISPMSVATESNTSNENVHSCNCKTFMGSINNLLFRKQKDQTSLIQNLGYTLACNKQKDVVSLPGKLSSLDWVLVSGALLSLFAIVAVLVQLTFEKGSK, encoded by the exons ATGGAGGATATTGAGGATGTCGTCGCCGGCGGCCCTCCTCCGGGTCTGATGCGCTTGCCCATCACCACAGTCGGCCTGAAGCCCAGGAAGGCCAGGCCTCTCAAAATTAGCAAACCTCCCTCCATTCCATCTACCAGGGCTACTCATATCCCTGGAACACAG AGCATATACATGAAGACCTTTGGGTGCTCGCATAATCAG AGTGACAGTGAATACATGGCTGGGCTGCTTTCTGCTTTTGGATATTCATTGACTGAGAACCCAGAGGAGGCAGATCTGTGGCTTATCAATAC ATGCACTGTAAAATCACCCAGCCAATCTGCCATGGATACTCTTATATTAAAGTGCAAGGCTTTGGGGAAACCCTTGGTAGTGGCTGGATGTGTGCCACAAGGAAGTCAAAATCTAAAAGAGCTGGAAGGTGTCAGTGTTATTGGTGTGCAGCAAATAGACCGTGTAGTGGAGGTAGTTGAAGAGACCTTGAAAGGCCATGAGGTGCGGCTTTTGAGGAGGAGCAGTCTGCCAGCTCTGGATCTTCCAAAA ATGCGGAAGAATAAGTTCATTGAGATCCTTCCTATTAATGTCGGGTGTTTAGGCGCATGCACTTACTGCAAAACAAAACATGCACGTGGGCATCTGGGAAGCTACAGTGTTGAAAATCTT GTCAACCGTGTAAAAAGTGTTATATTAGAAGGTGTGAGAGAGATATGGTTAAGCAGTGAGGACACTGGAGCTTATG GCCGAGATATTGGAGTTAATTTACCCACTTTACTAAATGCACTTGTTGCGGAGCTGCCTCCAGATAGAAGCACAATGCTTCGCATTGGTATGACAAATCCTCCATTTATTCTTGAGGATTTGGAAGAGATAGCAAAAGTTTTGTGTCATCCATGTGTCTACTCATTTCTTCATGTGCCAGTTCAGTCTGGAAGTGATCCTGTTTTGGAT GCAATGAATCGAGAATATACTGTGAATGACTTCAAGAAGGTGGTAGATACTCTAATGCAGCTTGTACCAGACATGCAGATCGCAACTGATATAATATGTGGCTTTCCAG GTGAAACAGATGAAGATTTTTTGCAAACAATGAATCTGATTCAGGAATACAAGTTTCCACATGTTCACATCTCACAGTTTTACCCGAGGCCTG GAACACCTGCTGCAAGGATGAAAAAGGTTCCTAGCCATGTAGTGAAACAGCGGAGTCGTGAACTCACGACTCTTTTTGAATCATTTGAGCCATATAGAGGTATGGAAGGCCGAATAGAGCGGATATGGGTTACAGAAACTGCAACAGATGGATTACACTTG GTAGGGCATACCAAGGGCTATGTGCAGGTACTTGTAGTTGCTCCAGACTCAATGTTAGGAACTTCTGTAGATGTAAAAATTACATCAGTTGGAAGATGGTCTGTTTTTGGAGACATCATAGGGACACCCTATGGAAGAGAAGAAATGTCATTATGCAGTCTGCCTTTTGTTGATTCAACTTGCAAGAATTCCACAGAGAAAGATGTTCGCTTAGCAACACCAGAAAAATTTGCATGCGAGTCCTGCAACTGTGGCCTCGTTGAGAATGGTAACATTCAAGGCATTTCACCCATGTCTGTGGCAACTGAGAGCAACACCAGCAATGAAAATGTTCACTCCTGCAACTGCAAAACCTTCATGGGATCGATCAATAATCTTCTGTTCAGAAAGCAGAAAGATCAAACAAGCttgattcaaaatttgggttACACGTTAGCATGTAACAAGCAGAAAGACGTGGTTAGTTTACCAGGAAAGCTTAGTAGTCTTGATTGGGTTCTTGTGAGTGGTGCTCTTCTCAGCTTGTTTGCTATTGTCGCAGTACTTGTTCAGCTTACTTTTGAGAAGGGCTCCAAGTAA